One Paralysiella testudinis genomic window, TTAATTGAAATTAAATCAAATATAATGCGCCTTCAAATGAATGATATTTTCACACCAAACATTTGATTATTCAAAATAAATATTTGGAGTAGTACACATGCACAACACCATAAACCCAAAAGGTTTATTTATATCTAAATTTAATAAATGGACTGCCGTCACCATGATGGCTTTTTTAATCACTTCCTGCAGCGACACCCCTGTCGCCGACACCACCGCCAGCCAGCCGGTTGCAGCAACAACGGTTTACAAAGTGATGACCGAGCCCACCTACCCGCCGTTTGTGTTTCGCGACCAGCAAGACCGGCCCAGTGGCTTTGACGTGGATATTCTGAACGCCATTGCCCAGCAGCAAGGATTCAGCCTCACTTACACCAGCCATCCCTGGCAGTCGATTTTCAACACACTCGACCAAGGCCAAGCCGATATTGTTTCTGCCGGCATTACCATCACCGAAGCACGCAAAGAACGCATGGATTTTAGCGCCCCTTATTTTGAATCACGCCAAATGGCATTGTTAGGCGCAGGTGCCGCCAATAGCCAATCGTTTGCCGATTTAAAACCCATGCGCCTGGCTTTAAAACCCGGTACCACCTCGGATGACATGGCCAAACAACAAGGCCTGACTGAAAAAGCCACCTATGAAAACACCACTTTTCTAACCATCCGAAAAGTGATGTCGGGCGAAGCCGATGCCACCATTGGCGACTCCGGCGTAATGTTGTATTACCAGCAGGCTTATCCAGATGCCAAGTTGAAAACCCTCACCGACAACAACCTGCCCCCCGAGGAGTACGGCTTTGTGGTGCGCAAAGGCAATACCGAATTGCAAAATAAGCTGAACCAAGGCTTGCAGGCGATTAAAAGCAACGGCACTTATGATCGGATTTATCGGCAATATTTCGCCAAATCATAAGTAATACCCATTCGAAAAAATAACCTAACTGCGTTGGCTCGCCTTGCCGTACTACTTGTACTGTCTGCGGCTTGCCGCCTTGTCATCTCATTTTTAGAATGGGTATAAATAATTGAAGATACGCACTTACTGGTAAAGGCAGCCTGAAACACCATTTCATGATTTCAGGCTGCCTGAAACACCATTTCATGATTTCAGGCAGCCTTTTCACATTACACACATCACCTAAAATCACCTATATCCACAGACTTGATGCACATCAATACATTTCTTAACATGGCTACTTTATTATTTGATTTACATCAATGCCCTAAAAAAACAGGCCGCTATAATCGCTACATCTACTCAGCGGCAGCGCCGCCAAGCCCAATAAACCCAATACTGACTTAAGGGAGCGCGTTATGGAACTGTTTGCCGAATTATTCAAATCCCCCATCGGCATTTTGTCCCTTATTACCATTGTAGTCATCATTATGATTGCCACCTACCTTTTCTTCTGGGTGAAAAAACAGGTGGAAAAAGACGGCAAATAAACCGCTTGCCTGCATTAACCTAGCACTTATTTTGATTTCCTCTTGATGTGTGTGTGTTTGGGTGTGGCTTTGGCCACACCTTTTTTTGCGTGTTCGCCATGCAGCGGCTTATACTGCGCCCCAGTTATCCAGCCCCAAAACACCTTCACATGACAGCCAAGCTCAACCAACGCCCTTTCGGCCATATCCAACAACACCCTGCCACCTTATACACCCTCAGCAACCGCAACGGTATGTCGGTATCGGTATGCGATTTCGGCGCCATCATTACCTCAATCCAAGTGCCTGCCCGCCACGGCGTACACGAATGCGTACTCGGTTTTGAGCAAGCCGCAGATTATGCCGCCCCCGCTTATCGCGCCCAATATCCTTATTTGGGTGCGGTGATTGGCCGCCATGCCGGGCGCATCCGCCAAGCGCGTGCCCCGCTAAACGGGCAAATCCTGCCATTGGCGGCCAACCACCACGGCCATCAGCTGCACGGCGGCCCTGTGGGCTTTGACAGCGTGCCCTGGCATTTTGCCGGCAGCCACTGCGATGATGGCGGCGTAGAAATCCGCCTCAGCCACCGCAGCGCCGATGGCGATCAAGGCTATCCGGGGCAATTGGATGTCAGCGTTTGCTACCGCTTGGATCAACACAATGCCCTAAGCGTACACTTTGAAGCCCGCAGCGATGCCGATACCTTGCTCAATCTTACCCAGCACAGCTATTTCCATTTGGGCGCCCCCGGCAACACCGTGGCCGACCACCAATTGCAAATTAACGCCGCCGATATCCTCGCCACCAACAGCGAGCTGATGCCCACCGGCCAACTCGCTGCCGTGGCAGGCACACCGCTGGATTTTCGCCAGCCGCGCGCCATTGCTACCACCGCCATCGACACGGCTTATGTGCTGCCTGAATATGCCCAACCCTTGCAACACACTGCCGCCCATGTGTGCCACCCCGGCAGCGGCATCAATTTAAAGATTCACACCGACAACCCCGTGCTGGTGGTGTACAACGGCGGCTTTCTGCCCAAGCTGGCCGTGCCCGGGCGCAAATCTTTGCAGCCCTACGGCGGCATTTGCTTTGAAGCGCAAGGCTATACCGATGCGGCCAACCATACCGAATTTCCCCCCAATCTGCTGCGTGCCGGGGAAGTTTATCGACGCAGCACGGTTTATGCGTTTGCTTGGTAACAGAGTTACGCACACCATGTTTTAAAGCTGCAAAGCAGCACAATCCAAACCCACCTTGCCTTGCTGCATCCCAACAAACAATGCGATAATTTGCCCCGTTTCTCTTAGCGCCTGCTCACAATTTTTTTTGTAGCCGATTTTTAGTGCAGAAACAGGTGTAGGCAACACCGCAACACCCCAAAAATTCATTTCAGGCAGCCTTTTCAAAGCAGCAAGCCAAGGCTGCCTGCAACTTTAACAGCAAAGGCAGATTATGGCTTCCCCACTGGCAAACGCCATCCGTTTTCTTTCCGCAGACGCCGTACAACAGGCCAATTCCGGCCATCCCGGCGCCCCGATGGGCATGGCCGAAATGGCCGAAGTGTTGTGGACACAGTTTTTAAACCACAACCCGGCCAACCCCAAATTCTACAACCGCGACCGTTTTGTATTGTCTAACGGCCACGCCTCGATGATTTTGTATAGCCTGTTGCACCTCACCGGCTACAACGTATCCATCGATGATTTGAAAAACTTCCGCCAACTGCACAGCAACACCCCCGGCCATCCCGAATACGGCTATACCGACGGCGTGGAAACCACCACCGGCCCGCTCGGCCAAGGCATTGCCAATGCCGTGGGCTTTGCGTTGGCGGAAAAATTGCTGGCCGAAGAATTCAATAAAGACGGCCTCAATATTGTTGACCACCACACCTATGTATTTTTGGGCGACGGCTGCCTGATGGAAGGCGTGTCGCACGAAGCCTGCTCGCTCGCCGGCACCTTGGGCTTGGGCAAATTGGTGGTACTGTATGACGACAATAATATTTCCATCGACGGCAAAGTAGACGGCTGGTTTACCGAAAACATCCCCGAGCGCTTTGAAGCCTACGGCTGGCACGTGCTGCCCAATGTAGACGGCCACGACACCGCCGCGCTGAAAGCCGCCATCGAAGCCGCACGCGCCGAAACCGACAAGCCCAGCATCATCTGCTGCAAAACTTTGATTGGCAAAGGCGCAGCCACCAAAGAAGGCAGCCACAAAACCCACGGCGCGCCCTTGGGTACAGAAGAAATCGAAGCCACCCGCAAACATTTGGGCTGGAACCACGGCCCGTTTGAAGTGCCACAAGAAGTCTACACCGCTTGGAATGCCAAAGAAAAAGGCACCAAGCTGGAAAACGCCTGGAACGCATTGTTTGCCCAATACCAAGCCAAATTCCCTGCCGAGGCTGCCGAATTTGTGCGCCGCATGGATAAAACCCTGCCACAAAACTTCGATGCCCACGTTCAGGCAGCCTTGCAAGACGTGTGCGCCAAAGCCGAAAAAATCGCCACCCGCAAAGCCAGCCAAAACAGCATTGAAGTATTGGCGCAAGTATTGCCCGAATTGGTGGGCGGCTCCGCCGACCTCACCCCGTCCAACCTCACCGATTGGTCAAACAGCGTGGCGGTAAAACCGCACAGCGGCGGCAATTATCTTCACTACGGCGTGCGCGAATTCGGCATGGCCGCCATCATGAACGGCTTGGCACTGCACGGCGGCATCAAGCCTTTTGGCGCCACCTTTTTGATGTTCAGCGAATACGCCCGCAACGCCTTACGTATGGCTGCGTTGATGAAAATCAACCCGATTTTCGTGTTTACCCACGACTCTATCGGCCTAGGCGAAGACGGCCCCACCCATCAGCCGGTAGAGCAAACCGCCAGCCTGCGCCTGATTCCCAATATGGCCGTTTGGCGCCCGTGCGACTCCGCCGAATCGCTGGTGGCTTGGGCCGCCGCCGCCAAAGCGGCCAGCCATCCGAGCTGCCTGATTTTCAGCCGCCAAAACCTGCCGTTTATGCTGCGCAATGAGCAGCAACTGGCCGACATCGCCCGTGGCGGCTATGTATTGCGCCCGGCTGAAGGCAACGCCCAAGCGGTGATTATCGCCACCGGCTCCGAAGTAGAACTGGCGGTGAACGCCCAAGCCGCGCTGGCCGCTGAAGGCATTGCCGTGCATGTGGTATCCATGCCGTGCACCAATGTGTTTGACCAACAAGATGCCGCCTACCGCAACAGCGTGCTGCCGCCCCACTTGCCGCGCGTGGCCGTGGAAGCAGGCGTGAGCGACGGCTGGTATAAATATGTGGGCTTAAACGGCGCCGTAGTGGGGCTGGACCGCTTCGGCGAATCCGCCCCGGCCGAATTGCTGTTTAAAGAATTCGGCTTTACCACCGAGCATGTGGCAGCAGTGGTGAAAAGCGTATTGTGATTTAATCCATTAATATCAAATAAAAAATCCGTCTGAAACCCATGGTTGTAGACGGATTTTTTTAAACACAACAATAAAACCTACCGTAAATAGCGGTGGAGCATAGCAGATGCGTTTTGCACGATTTCACAAAAGACTAAGCCGCG contains:
- a CDS encoding basic amino acid ABC transporter substrate-binding protein, encoding MMAFLITSCSDTPVADTTASQPVAATTVYKVMTEPTYPPFVFRDQQDRPSGFDVDILNAIAQQQGFSLTYTSHPWQSIFNTLDQGQADIVSAGITITEARKERMDFSAPYFESRQMALLGAGAANSQSFADLKPMRLALKPGTTSDDMAKQQGLTEKATYENTTFLTIRKVMSGEADATIGDSGVMLYYQQAYPDAKLKTLTDNNLPPEEYGFVVRKGNTELQNKLNQGLQAIKSNGTYDRIYRQYFAKS
- a CDS encoding DUF3149 domain-containing protein, which encodes MELFAELFKSPIGILSLITIVVIIMIATYLFFWVKKQVEKDGK
- a CDS encoding aldose epimerase family protein, translating into MTAKLNQRPFGHIQQHPATLYTLSNRNGMSVSVCDFGAIITSIQVPARHGVHECVLGFEQAADYAAPAYRAQYPYLGAVIGRHAGRIRQARAPLNGQILPLAANHHGHQLHGGPVGFDSVPWHFAGSHCDDGGVEIRLSHRSADGDQGYPGQLDVSVCYRLDQHNALSVHFEARSDADTLLNLTQHSYFHLGAPGNTVADHQLQINAADILATNSELMPTGQLAAVAGTPLDFRQPRAIATTAIDTAYVLPEYAQPLQHTAAHVCHPGSGINLKIHTDNPVLVVYNGGFLPKLAVPGRKSLQPYGGICFEAQGYTDAANHTEFPPNLLRAGEVYRRSTVYAFAW
- the tkt gene encoding transketolase, with amino-acid sequence MASPLANAIRFLSADAVQQANSGHPGAPMGMAEMAEVLWTQFLNHNPANPKFYNRDRFVLSNGHASMILYSLLHLTGYNVSIDDLKNFRQLHSNTPGHPEYGYTDGVETTTGPLGQGIANAVGFALAEKLLAEEFNKDGLNIVDHHTYVFLGDGCLMEGVSHEACSLAGTLGLGKLVVLYDDNNISIDGKVDGWFTENIPERFEAYGWHVLPNVDGHDTAALKAAIEAARAETDKPSIICCKTLIGKGAATKEGSHKTHGAPLGTEEIEATRKHLGWNHGPFEVPQEVYTAWNAKEKGTKLENAWNALFAQYQAKFPAEAAEFVRRMDKTLPQNFDAHVQAALQDVCAKAEKIATRKASQNSIEVLAQVLPELVGGSADLTPSNLTDWSNSVAVKPHSGGNYLHYGVREFGMAAIMNGLALHGGIKPFGATFLMFSEYARNALRMAALMKINPIFVFTHDSIGLGEDGPTHQPVEQTASLRLIPNMAVWRPCDSAESLVAWAAAAKAASHPSCLIFSRQNLPFMLRNEQQLADIARGGYVLRPAEGNAQAVIIATGSEVELAVNAQAALAAEGIAVHVVSMPCTNVFDQQDAAYRNSVLPPHLPRVAVEAGVSDGWYKYVGLNGAVVGLDRFGESAPAELLFKEFGFTTEHVAAVVKSVL